One Ignavibacteriales bacterium genomic window, ACTCCTGCCGGGGTGGCGGAATTGGTAGACGCACCGGACTCAAAATCCGGCGAGGCTCAAACCTCGTGAGGGTTCGACTCCCTTCCCCGGTACTGCTATGCTTGGGGGAATATCCTGTTATTACAGGGATTCCTTTTCATACAAAAAATTCCCTGTTATATTAATAGCAGGGAATTTATTTTTGGTATAGAAATTGTACATAGAATATTGAAAAATTAAAATCTTATCAAAATGTGTGGAATAGTAGGCTATATCGGAAAAAGAAATGCCCGACCCATAATAATGGACGGTTTAAAAAGACTGGAGTACAGAGGCTATGATTCAGCAGGTATCTCAATTATAAAAGATGGCGAAAATGAGATAATTACATATAAGCAGAAGGGTAAAGTATCCGATCTGGAAAAAAACCTGGATATTGATAAATTTAATGGTACGGTTGGGATAGGACACACACGCTGGGCTACTCACGGCGTACCAAATGACGTGAACGCGCATCCGCATTTTGACATGGATTACAATATAGTTTTGATTCATAATGGTATAATTGAAAACTATAAAACCATAAAGACAAAACTTGAACGGGAAGGATATACTTTCCGAAGTGATACGGATACCGAAGTGCTGGTCAACCTTATAAACTATAATTACAAACAAAAAGGCGATTTTGAAATAGCAGTGAGGATGTCCCTCGCCGAGGTAGAGGGAACCTACGGCATCGCCGCCCTTTGCGCGCAGGAGCCCGATAAGATCGTCGTCGGAAGAATGGGTAGTCCCCTCATGCTCGGTATCGGCGTGGAAGAGATCATCCTCGCCTCCGACGCCTCCGCAATAATTAACCACACAAAGAACGTGATGTATCTCGAGGACGGCGAGATGGCCATCCTCACAAAAAATGGCTTCCAACTAAAAACCATTGAAGACAAGGATATATTTAGAGATATACATGAGCTGGATTTCGACCTTGAACAGATAGAAAAAAGTGGTTTTGATCACTTTATGCTGAAGGAGATATGTGAGCAGCCGGATACGATACAGAATACGTACAGAGGGAGGATCAATTTTGAGACGGGGATGGTGAAGCTGGGTGGTCTGGAGCGGATACAGGACAAGCTATTTAATGCGCCAAGGATATTGATCACGGCGTGCGGCACGGCATGGCATGCGGGGTTGGTAGGGGAGTATATGATAGAGAATTGCTGCAGGATTCCGGTGGAGGTAGATTACGCATCAGAGTTTAGGTACCGTAACCCGGTGGTAAGGGAGGATGACGTGCTAATCGTGATAAGCCAGAGCGGAGAGACAGCTGACACACTAGCGGCGCTAAGGGAAGCGAAGAAATACGGAGCGACAACAGTGGGCCTGGTGAACGTGGTGGGAAGCACAATAGCGAGAGAGGTGGATGCGGGGTCATACATACACGCGGGACCGGAGATAGGTGTGGCATCGACGAAGGCATTTACGAGCCAGCTGATGTCGCTGGCGCTGATCTCACTGATGATAGCGGGAGAGAAGAAAACGCTTTCACAGGAAGAGCTGATAAAGATAGCTCATGAGATAAAGCTGATCCCGGAAAAGATACAAAAGGTTATAGATAACAGGAAGGAATATGAGTACATCGCGCAGGAATTTAAGGACGCGAAGAATTTCCTATACCTGGGCAGGGGATATAATTTTCCTGTAGCGCTGGAGGGCGCATTGAAACTAAAGGAAATCTCCTACATTCACGCGGAGGGGTATCCATCTGCTGAGATGAAGCACGGACCTATAGCGCTGATAGATGAGAATATGCCGGTTGTATTTATCGCGCCGAAGGACGAAACGTACAGTAAGATAATATCCAATATAGAGGAGGTGAAGGCAAGGAAGGGTAAGATAATCACAATCGCGAGCGAAGACGATGATGAGATAGCTAATTATTCGGATTATGTAATAAGGGTACCGAAGACGATATCGATGCTTTCGCCGATCATAAATAATATACCGCTACAATTCCTGGCATACTACATCGCTACCGCAAGAGGATGCAATGTAGATCAGCCTAGAAACCTGGCAAAAAGCGTTACTGTAGAGTAGATCCTCTTAAAATCGAATTTTATCCATATAACAAGTCCCGGAATTTGGCTATTCCGGGGCTTTCCATTTAGATTTACCACTTCGGTTCGTTTGTCTGATAATAATATTAAAAAATTCCATAAATAAGCAACCCGGTAAAGTAATTTATTTTAAATCATTACTTTGAATATTCCACTTGATTTTAGGAGTCATAAAAACTAAAATGAAATACACACACTATCATGCTTAAAAAATTATTATGATGAAAGCA contains:
- the glmS gene encoding glutamine--fructose-6-phosphate transaminase (isomerizing) encodes the protein MCGIVGYIGKRNARPIIMDGLKRLEYRGYDSAGISIIKDGENEIITYKQKGKVSDLEKNLDIDKFNGTVGIGHTRWATHGVPNDVNAHPHFDMDYNIVLIHNGIIENYKTIKTKLEREGYTFRSDTDTEVLVNLINYNYKQKGDFEIAVRMSLAEVEGTYGIAALCAQEPDKIVVGRMGSPLMLGIGVEEIILASDASAIINHTKNVMYLEDGEMAILTKNGFQLKTIEDKDIFRDIHELDFDLEQIEKSGFDHFMLKEICEQPDTIQNTYRGRINFETGMVKLGGLERIQDKLFNAPRILITACGTAWHAGLVGEYMIENCCRIPVEVDYASEFRYRNPVVREDDVLIVISQSGETADTLAALREAKKYGATTVGLVNVVGSTIAREVDAGSYIHAGPEIGVASTKAFTSQLMSLALISLMIAGEKKTLSQEELIKIAHEIKLIPEKIQKVIDNRKEYEYIAQEFKDAKNFLYLGRGYNFPVALEGALKLKEISYIHAEGYPSAEMKHGPIALIDENMPVVFIAPKDETYSKIISNIEEVKARKGKIITIASEDDDEIANYSDYVIRVPKTISMLSPIINNIPLQFLAYYIATARGCNVDQPRNLAKSVTVE